GACGTTGGTTGGTTTCCCCAGGTAGCCTGAAACTGCAGGGAAAGGAGGTTTAAAAGTAGGTTCGCCCCGTTTACCTTCCATCGAATGGATAAGGGCTGTTTCTTCCCCGCAGACAAATGCGCCTGCGCCAAAACGAAGCTCAATGTCGAAATTGAATCCGGTGTCCATTATATTTTTGCCAAGCAATCCGTATTCCCTGGCTTGTTTAATGGCGACTTGCAACCGGTGGATGGCCAGCGGATACTCAGCCCTGATATAAACCAGTCCCTTGCTGGCTCCGATACAGTACCCGCATATTGCCATGGCTTCAATAACCGAGTGGGGATCTCCTTCAAGAACCGAGCGGTCCATGAAAGCCCCGGGATCGCCTTCATCGGCATTACAAACTACGTATTTCTGGTCATCTACGCTTTTACTGGCAATTTCCCATTTTTTGCCGGTAGGGAAACCGGCTCCGCCACGGCCCCTTAATCCGGATTTTTGTACGATTTCGATGGTTTGGGCTGGAGTAAGTTCTGTAAGAACTTTTCCCAACGCGGCATAGGCATTGCGTGCAATAGCTTCGTCAATATTCTCGGGGTCAATGAAGCCACAGTTTCTTAAGGCTATTCTGATTTGTTTGCGGTAAAATTCCATGTGTTTGGAATCGTCGACTGGTTGCCGGGATTGCGGGTCAACATATAGCAGGTGCCTGACCTTCCTCCCTTTGATGATGTGTTCTTTGACAATTTCCTGGGCATCTTGTGGCGTGACCCTTGTATAAAAAGTGTTGTCGGGCATTACTTTTACAACAGGCCCTTTTTCGCAGAAGCCAAAGCAACCGGTTGTTACTACCTGGACTTCATTTTCAAGGCCATTATTTTCTAGCTCTTTTTTTAGATTCTCAACAATATTTTCGCTTGCTGAAGCTTTACAACCAGTGCCGCCACAAACAAGCAGGTTCATCCTGTACTTTGACATATTTTCTCCTTTTATTTATTGTCTATGGTTTTGTAGCTGACGGGAATTATTCCATCCACTAATTCCCCGTTTTTTATATGTTTTTCAATAATTTCATTGGCCTTTTTGGTGTCTACATACCCATAAACCACAGGTTCCTGGCCAGGGAGGGTGACTTCAATGGTGGGCTCGGCGTAACAATAGCCCATACAGCCGGTTTGGGTCACTACTGCGTCGATATTCCGTTTTTCAAGTTCGTCAATCAGATAATCCATGGTAACTTTTGCTCCGGAAGCAATTCCGCAGGTGGCCATTGCTACCTTTATCTGAATGTGGCTTTCGGGATGGTTGCTCTGTTCCCTTAAAGTGATTTTTGATTGCAAATTTTCTTTCAGTTTTTTCAGATCAGCCAGCGATTTTATTTTATCCATATCAGTTATCCTCCATTTTATTTGTCGTTTTATAATTGTTGATTAGCCAAATGAAACTCCAATATTTGCAAGATTTTCGTAAATCATTTCCTTGATGTATCTCATGATTCCTGAATTGCTGATGGAAACATCTTCCAAAACAGCTTTTACTTCACGGGTATCAAATAAATATTCTTTCCCGTTTTTTAGGTGTTTATAAACAAAGTCGACAGTAGGGTTTGATGAGGCGCTAAGGGCGACTATGCCCGGCACATCTCCCAAAGCTGGCCTGTCAATGTTGTTGTATCCGAAAATTGCATTGATTTCTGTGCCCTGATTTAGGACAGAGTTTATAGTCAGGTAACCTCCTGTTTGCTCTGCATTTTGTTTGAAAAGCGAAAGGCCCAGTCCTACTTTCCGGGTTTTCCGTGTAGTGAAAAAAGGATCGGTGGCTTTTTTGATCATTTCAGTGTCCATCCCTTTGCCATTGTCTGCTATGCAGATCTTAAGAATATTAAGGCGCAGGTTTTCCTCTATGGTCAATTCAATCAGGCTTGCATCAGCCCTCAGTGAATTTTGAATGATATCAAGAATATGCAGTGACAAGTCTTTCATCGAATTTCAACCCTCCTCCCGTTTTTTGACTTTAAGGCGGAACTTATTTCATCAAACGATAATTGTTCCATAAAAAAAAGCGTGGATACAGTTCCAATTTGATGGATATAATGGGCATCCGAACTTTGGATAAAGGAGAAGTCTTTCAGATGTGGATTGTTTTCCAGAAATTTATTCTTTGAAGTATTCCCCGATAATTCCAGGGCATCTGCTTTAATATCTGCCGGCACAAATCCCAGTTGGCTGGTAATACTGAATTTTAGACGGTCGATATGTGCCGGGATGAACAAACCATTCAATCCATGAATGGTTGATTCTATCTCATCCATATTTTGATTGATGGCCGAGATCAGCAATTTATCTATTTCTTCAATAATATTTTCGTTTTCATCCACAACCAGCTGATATCCAAATTTGGTGATGTCGTTTTGTATATCAGGAAGATAGGTGTCCAGATAATGCTGAAAATCATTGAGGTTTTCAGGTGTTTCGAAGAAGGCCAGGCAATGGGCTTCTTCTTTTGTAGTGATTTCAGCACCGCATAAAACCATAATGCCCTGCTCTTTACCAATTTGTTCAGTGATATGGCAGTTTTTGGTGCAGTTGTGGTCGGTAATGCCGATTAGGTCTAAATTTTTTTCTTTGGCTTTGGCGATAATATTTCCGGGGCTCATCTCAAGATCGCTGCAAGGGGACAAGACAGTATGAATATGTAAATCAGCCCTAAAGGTTTTCATTTATTTTCCATGAGCTTAAACAGTTTTCCACAAATTGAAAACGTCTCCTCGTTGGTACCCAGGACGGGAATATTTTCAATGTTACTTTGGCCGGCCATGTCTTTTTCAGGAGTATTCCCTTTAACCAGGATTATTGCAGCCAATTCCTTTAATGAAGCTATGGCCATTACATTTTTGTGAGTTTGTAAGGTGATCCAGACTTGCCCTTCCAGGGAATCACCCATTACATCACTCAGCAGATCTGAAGAATATCCTCCTGTTACCTCACGGTCCAGACCTTTGTCACCGCTGAAAACCTTTAAACCTAATTCTTTAACGATGTCAGAAACCTTCATGATTTATTATAGTTTACAGAATTCTTTTTATTCAAGTTTGTCGCGTCCCCAGATTTGTTCCATAATGTAAAATGAATCACGCAAGGATTGAGTCCCTGTCTGCTCTTTCCGTCTTTGTATAAAAATACACTGTTCAATACGGCCGTTCCCTCTGACAATATCCTCTGCAAGTGCAGAACATCCGGGAGTACCGCAAATACCACAATCCACACCGGGAAGCGAACGCATAATTTCTGATGCCTGTTTCATTTTGTTCATGGCCTTCAGCATATCCTCATCGAGTTTCAGCATCGATTGAGGTTTTATGGGTTCAGTAGCCAAATGTTTTTTTATAAAACCTGCATACTGAATGATTTCATCATTTGAATGGCCATTCCCGTTTGATTTTACATTTGCACCCCTGTTTCTAAGCCGTTCTACTGTAAGGAAACGGTTTGCTGTGCCCAGTATTCCCCCGGCGCAACTCTGGTCACAAGCCCTGAGTTCAAGAAAATCGACATCACTAATCGTCTCATTCTCCAATTTCTCCAGAAAATCAATGACGTTATGAATCTCATCAATGGCCAGAGACCTGCCTTTTGCATGAACCGCCTCGCCATTGG
Above is a genomic segment from Bacteroidota bacterium containing:
- a CDS encoding NuoF family protein → MSKYRMNLLVCGGTGCKASASENIVENLKKELENNGLENEVQVVTTGCFGFCEKGPVVKVMPDNTFYTRVTPQDAQEIVKEHIIKGRKVRHLLYVDPQSRQPVDDSKHMEFYRKQIRIALRNCGFIDPENIDEAIARNAYAALGKVLTELTPAQTIEIVQKSGLRGRGGAGFPTGKKWEIASKSVDDQKYVVCNADEGDPGAFMDRSVLEGDPHSVIEAMAICGYCIGASKGLVYIRAEYPLAIHRLQVAIKQAREYGLLGKNIMDTGFNFDIELRFGAGAFVCGEETALIHSMEGKRGEPTFKPPFPAVSGYLGKPTNVNNVETYANVPVIINNGAEWFASIGSEKSKGTKVFALAGKINNVGLIEVPMGTTLREVIYDIGGGIKNGKQFKAVQTGGPSGGCLTTKHLETPIDYDNLVACGSMMGSGGMIVMDEDDCMVAFAKFYLKFTCDESCGKCSPCRIGNKRLYEILDKITQGQGTMADLDRLRNLSNVIKDTA
- a CDS encoding (2Fe-2S) ferredoxin domain-containing protein — encoded protein: MDKIKSLADLKKLKENLQSKITLREQSNHPESHIQIKVAMATCGIASGAKVTMDYLIDELEKRNIDAVVTQTGCMGYCYAEPTIEVTLPGQEPVVYGYVDTKKANEIIEKHIKNGELVDGIIPVSYKTIDNK
- a CDS encoding ATP-binding protein, with product MKDLSLHILDIIQNSLRADASLIELTIEENLRLNILKICIADNGKGMDTEMIKKATDPFFTTRKTRKVGLGLSLFKQNAEQTGGYLTINSVLNQGTEINAIFGYNNIDRPALGDVPGIVALSASSNPTVDFVYKHLKNGKEYLFDTREVKAVLEDVSISNSGIMRYIKEMIYENLANIGVSFG
- a CDS encoding PHP domain-containing protein, which codes for MKTFRADLHIHTVLSPCSDLEMSPGNIIAKAKEKNLDLIGITDHNCTKNCHITEQIGKEQGIMVLCGAEITTKEEAHCLAFFETPENLNDFQHYLDTYLPDIQNDITKFGYQLVVDENENIIEEIDKLLISAINQNMDEIESTIHGLNGLFIPAHIDRLKFSITSQLGFVPADIKADALELSGNTSKNKFLENNPHLKDFSFIQSSDAHYIHQIGTVSTLFFMEQLSFDEISSALKSKNGRRVEIR
- a CDS encoding serine kinase, with amino-acid sequence MKVSDIVKELGLKVFSGDKGLDREVTGGYSSDLLSDVMGDSLEGQVWITLQTHKNVMAIASLKELAAIILVKGNTPEKDMAGQSNIENIPVLGTNEETFSICGKLFKLMENK